One Megalopta genalis isolate 19385.01 chromosome 11, iyMegGena1_principal, whole genome shotgun sequence genomic region harbors:
- the LOC117226114 gene encoding uncharacterized protein LOC117226114 isoform X1: MMDHLGNFYYLVQLIVQQVFVYLRDLIRYKVWLTADDENLDSFDSKLQGLSFRNLTADLVAFSVICIVLFILVNLTSKCEKAEDPDSYAFAGIETIISDLVPDRVPVDLEGSLCRVSNASSVRFEACGDSMFHRGRIPERNFSHESFSRMHRSNRRRPRCILKKSIFGLTGNQLHNSQSTQTHKLASKPNQKWFVRRTRSGLVYGKYSFE; the protein is encoded by the exons ATGATGGACCATCTGGGCAACTTCTACTATCTCGTGCAGCTGATCGTCCAACAAGTATTTGTCTACTTACGG GATCTGATCCGGTACAAGGTCTGGCTGACAGCCGACGACGAAAACCTCGATTCCTTCGATTCGAAGCTGCAGGGTCTCTCCTTCAGGAACTTGACCGCGGACCTCGTGGCGTTCTCCGTCATCTGCATCGTGCTTTTCATTCTCGTGAATCTGACGTCGAAATGCGAGAAGGCCGAAGACCCGGATTCCTACGCTTTCGCCGGGATCGAGAC GATTATCAGCGACCTCGTTCCCGATAGAGTGCCGGTAGACCTCGAAGGAAGCCTGTGCCGCGTGTCGAACGCAAGTTCGGTCCGCTTCGAAGCGTGCGGGGACTCGATGTTTCATCGTGGCAGGATCCCGGAGAGGAACTTCTCGCACGAGAGCTTCTCCCGAATGCATAGGAGCAACAGGAGAAGGCCCCGTTGCATCCTGAAGAAGTCGATCTTCGGTCTGACCGGGAACCAGCTGCACAACTCGCAGAGCACCCAAACGCATAAGCTGGCTTCGAAACCGAACCAGAAATGGTTTGTCAGGCGGACAAGGAGCGGCTTGGTTTATGGGAAATACTCGTTCGAATAG
- the LOC117226114 gene encoding uncharacterized protein LOC117226114 isoform X2, with protein sequence MMDHLGNFYYLVQLIVQQVFVYLRDLIRYKVWLTADDENLDSFDSKLQGLSFRNLTADLVAFSVICIVLFILVNLTSKCEKAEDPDSYAFAGIETVPVDLEGSLCRVSNASSVRFEACGDSMFHRGRIPERNFSHESFSRMHRSNRRRPRCILKKSIFGLTGNQLHNSQSTQTHKLASKPNQKWFVRRTRSGLVYGKYSFE encoded by the exons ATGATGGACCATCTGGGCAACTTCTACTATCTCGTGCAGCTGATCGTCCAACAAGTATTTGTCTACTTACGG GATCTGATCCGGTACAAGGTCTGGCTGACAGCCGACGACGAAAACCTCGATTCCTTCGATTCGAAGCTGCAGGGTCTCTCCTTCAGGAACTTGACCGCGGACCTCGTGGCGTTCTCCGTCATCTGCATCGTGCTTTTCATTCTCGTGAATCTGACGTCGAAATGCGAGAAGGCCGAAGACCCGGATTCCTACGCTTTCGCCGGGATCGAGAC AGTGCCGGTAGACCTCGAAGGAAGCCTGTGCCGCGTGTCGAACGCAAGTTCGGTCCGCTTCGAAGCGTGCGGGGACTCGATGTTTCATCGTGGCAGGATCCCGGAGAGGAACTTCTCGCACGAGAGCTTCTCCCGAATGCATAGGAGCAACAGGAGAAGGCCCCGTTGCATCCTGAAGAAGTCGATCTTCGGTCTGACCGGGAACCAGCTGCACAACTCGCAGAGCACCCAAACGCATAAGCTGGCTTCGAAACCGAACCAGAAATGGTTTGTCAGGCGGACAAGGAGCGGCTTGGTTTATGGGAAATACTCGTTCGAATAG
- the IFT46 gene encoding intraflagellar transport 46 — MDIKDSSDEEEAHNILAFAKFDESIEVRNAEEIQSPVRHRPSSSRRPRQSAKQGTSSSTEMSSMRNKFERYNKVETSFGKSLEIGSDPSDSEETDDDDIQGASTAQQIEIYNPKDFENLKASAEVTELFQNIMRYTPQRIELNYKLIPFIPDYIPAVGDIDAFIKIPRPDGVEDKIGLTVLDEPCTNQSDPAVLHLQLRSHMRSAGAARQTVVKRIEDAEKNAKSIDKWIDDINQLHRSKHPPAVHLTKPMPDIDSLLQQWPVEVEERLNETELDFTQLDCDLSHLTDIICNLLDIPVEEDSRLEALHTLFTLFLEVRNARAQKY, encoded by the exons ATGGACATCAAGGATAGCAGCGACGAAGAGGAAGCGCACAATATTTTAGCATTCGCAAAATTCGACGAGAGCATCGAGGTCCGAAACGCCGAGGAGATCCAGAGCCCCGTGCGTCACAGACCTTCTAGCTCCAGAAGACCAAGGCAATCTGCGAAGCAGGGGACTTCGAGCTCTACGGAGATGAGTTCGATGCGGAATAAGTTCGAAAG GTATAACAAGGTAGAAACCAGCTTCGGGAAGTCGCTGGAGATCGGCAGCGATCCCTCGGACAGTGAGGAGACCGACGACGATGACATCCAGGGGGCCAGCACCGCGCAGCAAATTGAGATCTACAACCCTAAGGACTTTGAGAATCTGAAAGCGTCAGCGGAAGTGACGGAGCTGTTTCAAAACATCATGAG GTATACTCCGCAGAGGATAGAGCTGAACTACAAGCTAATACCGTTCATCCCTGACTATATCCCGGCGGTTGGCGACATAGATGCGTTCATTAAGATCCCCAGGCCCGACGGGGTGGAGGACAAGATAGGGTTGACCGTGCTGGACGAGCCTTGCACCAACCAGTCGGACCCTGCCGTGCTGCACCTGCAATTACGCAGTCATATGAGAAGCGCGGGTGCAGCCAGGCAAACGGTTGTCAAGAGAATCGAGGACGCCGAGAAGAACGCGAAGTCGATCGACAAGTGGATCGACGACATCAATCAGCTGCACAGGAGCAAACACCCACCGGCCGTGCATCTGACCAAACCTATGCCGGACATCGACTCTCTGCTGCAACAGTGGCCGGTCGAGGTCGAGGAGAGGCTGAACGAGACCGAGCTGGACTTCACTCAGCTGGATTGCGATCTGTCCCATCTGACCGATATAATCTGCAACCTTCTCGACATCCCCGTCGAGGAGGACTCTAGGCTGGAAGCGCTTCACACGCTTTTCACGCTTTTCCTCGAGGTCCGGAATGCTCGAGCGCAAAAGTATTGA